In a single window of the Niabella ginsenosidivorans genome:
- the gmd gene encoding GDP-mannose 4,6-dehydratase yields MKTALITGVNGQDGAYLSELLLEKGYMVHGIKRRSSLINTDRIDHLYQDPHNPNVRFRLHYGDMTDSTNLIRIIQETQPDEIYNLAAMSHVKVSFDTPEYTANADGIGTLRILEALRILGLEKKTRVYQASTSELYGLVQEVPQKETTPFYPRSPYAVAKLYAYWITVNYREAYGMYACNGILFNHESPLRGETFVTRKITRAVAAIALGLQDKLYLGNLDARRDWGHAKDYVRAMWLILQQDVPEDYVIATGVTTPVRDFVKMAFAELGIDVAFKGKGVQEKGYVVACSKPEFQLEAGKEIVCVDAAYFRPTEVELLIGDPTKSKTRLSWQPEYDLAALCKEMVAADVEVFKKDNKTQWEHLAG; encoded by the coding sequence ATGAAAACAGCACTGATCACAGGCGTAAACGGACAGGACGGCGCTTACCTGTCGGAACTTTTACTGGAAAAAGGATATATGGTACACGGTATCAAAAGGCGCTCTTCGCTCATCAACACCGACCGGATTGACCACCTGTACCAGGATCCGCACAACCCGAATGTGCGCTTCCGGTTGCATTATGGCGATATGACCGACAGTACCAACCTCATCCGTATCATACAGGAAACACAGCCTGATGAGATCTACAACCTGGCGGCGATGAGCCATGTAAAAGTGAGTTTCGATACGCCCGAATATACGGCCAATGCCGATGGCATCGGTACCCTGCGCATCCTGGAAGCGCTCCGCATCCTTGGGCTGGAAAAAAAGACCCGTGTTTACCAGGCTTCCACTTCCGAACTATATGGCCTCGTACAGGAAGTGCCACAAAAGGAAACCACGCCTTTTTACCCGCGCAGCCCTTATGCAGTAGCCAAGTTATACGCTTACTGGATCACCGTTAACTACAGGGAGGCCTATGGTATGTATGCCTGCAATGGCATCTTGTTTAATCATGAAAGCCCTTTACGCGGGGAAACCTTTGTAACCCGTAAAATAACAAGAGCAGTTGCCGCTATTGCATTGGGGCTGCAGGATAAACTATATCTCGGAAACCTTGATGCAAGAAGAGACTGGGGCCATGCCAAAGACTATGTACGCGCCATGTGGCTGATATTGCAGCAGGATGTGCCGGAAGATTATGTAATTGCTACCGGAGTGACCACCCCCGTACGCGATTTTGTAAAAATGGCTTTTGCCGAACTGGGTATTGATGTAGCTTTTAAAGGTAAGGGCGTGCAGGAAAAAGGTTATGTGGTTGCCTGCTCTAAGCCCGAATTTCAATTGGAAGCCGGTAAGGAAATAGTGTGTGTAGATGCAGCCTATTTCCGCCCTACTGAAGTAGAACTGCTGATAGGAGATCCCACTAAATCCAAAACAAGGCTTAGCTGGCAGCCGGAGTACGACCTGGCAGCGCTGTGTAAAGAAATGGTAGCGGCTGATGTGGAAGTGTTTAAAAAAGACAATAAGACCCAGTGGGAGCACCTGGCGGGGTAG
- a CDS encoding glycosyltransferase family 2 protein: MKSIAVLLTVHNRKTQTLQCLRHLFAQQDVEDYQREVYLTDDGCTDGTAQAVAGLYPAVHIVKGNGALFWNGGMYKAWQAAAKAKHHDFYLWLNDDTTLHTDALSVLLHTAAQLQHRCIIVGTTAAGNNNAITYGGRNRKNGLIIPADTWQPCDFFNGNIVLIPDYVFAKVGMNDPVFRHALGDFDYGLRAAGMGMKSYVAPGILGVCDSHEKRPVWCDPEKPLAKRWKAFRTPLGLNPEEYFIFERRHNGLFKAMFHYCTNHLRVFLPELWK, from the coding sequence ATGAAATCGATAGCAGTCCTCCTCACTGTGCACAACCGCAAAACCCAAACCCTGCAATGCCTGCGGCATTTATTTGCCCAACAGGATGTAGAGGATTACCAACGGGAGGTATATCTTACTGATGATGGGTGCACCGATGGTACTGCGCAGGCCGTAGCCGGATTATATCCGGCAGTGCATATTGTAAAGGGCAATGGCGCCCTGTTTTGGAACGGGGGCATGTACAAAGCCTGGCAGGCAGCCGCCAAAGCAAAGCACCACGATTTTTACTTGTGGCTGAATGATGATACCACGTTGCATACCGATGCCTTATCCGTATTGTTGCATACAGCGGCACAATTGCAGCACCGGTGTATAATAGTCGGCACTACTGCAGCAGGTAATAACAATGCCATTACTTATGGCGGCCGCAACCGTAAAAATGGATTAATAATACCTGCGGACACGTGGCAGCCATGCGATTTTTTCAATGGTAATATTGTGCTGATACCTGACTATGTATTTGCCAAGGTTGGCATGAACGATCCTGTGTTCCGCCATGCCCTGGGCGATTTTGATTACGGGTTGCGGGCCGCGGGCATGGGCATGAAATCTTATGTGGCCCCGGGTATTTTAGGCGTTTGTGACTCGCATGAAAAGCGGCCGGTCTGGTGCGACCCGGAAAAGCCGCTTGCCAAAAGGTGGAAAGCTTTCCGTACGCCGTTAGGGCTTAACCCTGAAGAGTACTTTATTTTTGAGAGAAGGCATAACGGTCTTTTTAAAGCAATGTTCCATTATTGCACAAACCATTTAAGGGTGTTTTTACCAGAACTTTGGAAATGA
- a CDS encoding acyltransferase, which produces MPYVMVASGGQFIIGKNFSMHNGIKGNPIGSYNKCTFFVDKGARLTIGDHVGISQAALICHHSITIGNDVKIGGGVRIYDTDFHSLDAAIRAGKDDILHKAKAPVVIGNNAFIGAFSIILKGVTIGQNSIIGAGSVVTRSVPDNQIWAGNPAKFIKEA; this is translated from the coding sequence GTGCCATATGTTATGGTTGCCAGTGGCGGGCAATTTATTATCGGAAAAAATTTTTCCATGCACAATGGTATTAAGGGTAACCCCATTGGCAGCTATAATAAATGTACTTTTTTTGTAGATAAAGGAGCCAGGCTGACCATTGGAGATCATGTAGGTATATCACAGGCTGCTTTAATTTGCCACCATAGCATTACCATCGGCAACGATGTTAAAATAGGTGGCGGGGTCAGGATTTATGATACAGATTTTCATTCCCTGGATGCTGCCATCAGGGCCGGTAAAGACGATATACTGCATAAGGCCAAAGCCCCGGTGGTAATAGGGAACAATGCTTTTATCGGTGCATTCTCCATTATATTGAAAGGCGTAACCATTGGGCAAAATTCAATAATAGGAGCGGGTTCGGTAGTAACCAGATCAGTGCCTGATAATCAGATATGGGCGGGCAATCCCGCAAAATTTATAAAAGAGGCGTAG
- a CDS encoding nucleotide sugar dehydrogenase: MSITKICCIGAGYVGGPTMSVIAQKCPHIQVTVVDLNEARIAAWNNPDVNKIPVYEPGLADVVAEARGRNLFFSMDADKAIDAAEMIFISVNTPTKTYGAGKGQAADLRYIELCARQIARVAKQDKIVIEKSTLPVRTASSIKSILDHVGNGVQFQILSNPEFLAEGTAVADLHQPDRILIGGDNTTTEGRAALEALVEIYAHWVPRERILTTNVWSSELSKLTANAFLAQRVSSINALSELCEQTGANINEISRAIGTDSRIGPKFLKASVGFGGSCFQKDILNLVYIARSYGLHEVAHYWEQVIIMNDHQKSRFAKKIVRTLYNTVSGKKIAFLGWAFKKDTNDTRESAAIYVADELLAEQAVITVYDPRVPAGQVYADLDYLKSRAADENRDLVKVAADPYEAMKEAHAVAILTEWDEFRTYNWQHVYDVMLKPAFVFDGRGIVNREALEQIGFHLYRIGSGE; encoded by the coding sequence ATGAGTATAACTAAAATCTGTTGTATCGGTGCCGGCTATGTGGGCGGCCCTACAATGTCCGTAATTGCACAAAAATGCCCGCATATACAGGTAACAGTAGTGGATCTGAATGAAGCGCGGATAGCAGCCTGGAATAACCCGGATGTGAATAAAATCCCTGTTTATGAGCCCGGCCTGGCGGATGTGGTAGCCGAAGCCCGTGGCCGTAACCTGTTTTTTTCTATGGACGCAGACAAAGCCATAGATGCCGCAGAGATGATTTTCATTTCAGTAAATACACCCACAAAAACGTATGGTGCCGGGAAGGGGCAGGCTGCAGATTTAAGATATATTGAATTATGCGCCCGCCAGATCGCAAGAGTGGCAAAGCAGGATAAAATAGTGATTGAAAAGTCCACATTGCCGGTGCGCACCGCCTCATCTATAAAAAGTATCCTGGACCATGTGGGCAATGGAGTACAGTTCCAGATATTGAGCAACCCCGAATTCCTGGCCGAAGGAACCGCAGTAGCCGATTTGCACCAGCCGGATCGCATTTTAATAGGGGGAGACAACACTACTACCGAAGGCAGGGCTGCTTTGGAAGCCCTGGTAGAAATATATGCCCACTGGGTGCCGCGTGAGCGCATCCTTACCACGAATGTATGGTCTTCTGAACTTTCAAAACTTACGGCGAATGCCTTCTTGGCTCAAAGGGTTAGTTCTATTAATGCTCTTTCGGAATTGTGTGAACAAACCGGAGCCAACATCAATGAAATATCCCGTGCAATAGGCACTGACAGCCGCATCGGCCCCAAATTTCTGAAGGCCTCTGTTGGCTTTGGGGGCTCCTGTTTTCAGAAAGATATCCTGAACCTGGTATACATAGCCCGCAGCTACGGCTTGCACGAAGTGGCCCACTATTGGGAGCAGGTAATTATTATGAACGACCACCAGAAAAGCCGCTTTGCTAAAAAAATTGTAAGAACCCTGTACAACACGGTTTCAGGTAAAAAAATAGCCTTTTTGGGATGGGCATTTAAAAAAGATACCAACGATACACGCGAAAGCGCCGCCATTTATGTGGCCGATGAATTGCTGGCAGAACAGGCGGTTATTACCGTGTATGACCCACGTGTACCTGCAGGGCAGGTATATGCGGACCTGGACTATTTAAAAAGCCGGGCAGCTGATGAAAACAGGGACCTGGTAAAAGTAGCGGCAGACCCGTATGAAGCCATGAAGGAGGCGCATGCCGTAGCCATACTTACGGAATGGGACGAGTTTAGAACCTATAACTGGCAGCATGTGTACGATGTCATGTTAAAGCCCGCCTTTGTATTTGACGGCAGGGGCATTGTGAACAGGGAAGCATTGGAGCAGATTGGTTTTCATCTGTATCGGATTGGTAGCGGAGAATGA
- a CDS encoding serine acetyltransferase — protein MDIFCDWSSNRSNSKGRLILLLFRIAHIATISKLFFVLWVPYLALYRIFVEWILCCELPYKTKIGRGLSLYHGQALVINDGTVIGDNCILRHSTTIGNKQLSSGTFSKCPVIGNNVDVGSNVCIFGAIIIGNNVKIGAGSVVVKDVPSNCIVAGNPARVIKFI, from the coding sequence ATGGATATTTTTTGTGACTGGAGCTCTAACAGGTCAAATAGTAAAGGAAGGCTCATTTTGCTGCTTTTCAGAATTGCTCATATTGCAACGATCTCAAAACTGTTTTTCGTTTTGTGGGTGCCCTACCTTGCCTTATACAGGATATTTGTGGAATGGATTTTATGCTGCGAACTGCCTTATAAAACAAAAATTGGTAGGGGATTATCGCTCTATCATGGACAAGCGCTGGTTATTAATGATGGTACCGTTATTGGCGATAACTGCATTCTAAGGCACTCTACGACTATCGGAAATAAACAATTATCCAGCGGCACTTTTTCAAAATGTCCTGTTATTGGAAATAATGTTGATGTAGGGAGCAATGTGTGCATTTTTGGCGCAATCATCATTGGAAATAATGTTAAAATAGGAGCCGGATCAGTAGTTGTAAAAGACGTTCCTTCTAATTGTATTGTAGCCGGTAATCCTGCCAGAGTGATAAAGTTTATTTAA
- a CDS encoding GT-D fold domain-containing protein codes for MSKLFIVSLKALRKIYAKVFRVPTQQKPVCEQNAEVASGMIYDKLMSDEPCMIARFGSTELSAMVNYLGVKNSNSDVWRYIQGRALPWWWNENIMNQMQQWSGFFPPTREKIERFCELMMEDMKQVDVLGSWLADERFFEPALKDAVKIRLLLLEPFWTAYSWMKALENKKVLVIHPFAETIITQYERREKLFKNQTILPEFLSLRTIKAVQSLGGQSNQFEDWFEALSYMKRKTDEAEFDIALIGCGAYGFPLAAHIKRAGKKAIHIGGALQLMFGIKGKRWEDENFGEKTFGKKGVYRLLMNEHWVYPQKSETPKTAGSVENACYW; via the coding sequence ATGAGCAAACTATTTATAGTAAGCCTTAAAGCCCTTCGTAAAATTTATGCGAAGGTATTTCGTGTGCCAACACAGCAAAAGCCTGTTTGCGAGCAGAATGCAGAGGTGGCTTCCGGGATGATTTATGATAAGCTGATGAGTGATGAACCGTGCATGATAGCCCGTTTTGGAAGTACTGAATTATCCGCTATGGTAAATTACCTCGGTGTAAAGAATAGTAATTCAGATGTTTGGAGGTATATACAGGGAAGGGCGCTGCCCTGGTGGTGGAATGAAAATATTATGAATCAGATGCAGCAGTGGAGCGGCTTCTTTCCTCCAACTCGGGAAAAAATAGAACGGTTTTGCGAGCTCATGATGGAAGATATGAAACAAGTGGATGTGTTGGGAAGCTGGCTGGCCGATGAACGTTTTTTTGAACCTGCACTAAAGGATGCTGTTAAAATAAGATTATTGCTGCTTGAACCTTTCTGGACAGCATATAGCTGGATGAAAGCACTGGAGAACAAAAAGGTGTTAGTAATACATCCCTTTGCCGAAACTATAATAACGCAGTACGAAAGGCGTGAAAAGCTTTTTAAAAATCAAACCATTCTGCCGGAATTTCTTTCTTTGCGCACCATAAAAGCTGTACAAAGTCTGGGTGGGCAATCCAATCAGTTTGAGGATTGGTTTGAAGCACTTTCTTATATGAAAAGAAAAACAGATGAAGCTGAATTCGACATAGCCTTAATAGGTTGTGGGGCTTACGGGTTCCCTTTGGCTGCCCATATTAAAAGAGCCGGTAAGAAAGCAATACATATAGGAGGCGCCTTGCAGCTTATGTTTGGCATAAAAGGAAAAAGATGGGAGGATGAAAATTTTGGGGAAAAAACTTTTGGCAAAAAAGGTGTTTATAGATTATTAATGAATGAACATTGGGTGTATCCTCAAAAGAGTGAAACACCTAAAACTGCCGGTAGCGTGGAAAATGCATGTTATTGGTGA
- a CDS encoding glycosyltransferase family protein: MTLAMLAPICLFVYNRLAKTKQTVEALQKNFLANKSDLFVFSDGPKNEAAKSNVNEVRSYLGTITGFKSIVIYESENNKGLANSIIDGVTLIVSKYDKVIVLEDDLITVPGFLDFMNAGLDFYTDDPNVFSISGFVFDIKKRKDYEYDVFFTKRHCSWGWAIWKDRWSEIDWSVSDYWEFKKNRALQHQFKDIGADLVKALNKQQRGETNSWAIRCNYHQSKKQTYTVYPIKSKVINIGFGDDATHTRQRFNKYKATPDLSEKVVFNFPYPVFVDPDYLRRFKRKYSFWVSVYYYILNKICGIF, translated from the coding sequence ATGACTTTAGCCATGTTAGCTCCTATTTGCTTATTTGTATATAACCGTTTAGCAAAAACCAAACAAACTGTTGAAGCGCTTCAAAAGAATTTTCTTGCTAATAAAAGCGACTTATTTGTTTTTTCAGACGGGCCTAAAAACGAGGCGGCCAAAAGTAACGTAAATGAAGTGCGCAGTTACCTGGGAACGATTACCGGGTTTAAATCAATTGTTATTTATGAATCGGAAAATAATAAAGGATTGGCAAATTCAATAATTGACGGGGTAACGCTGATTGTCAGTAAATACGATAAGGTTATTGTACTGGAAGATGATTTAATAACAGTTCCCGGCTTTCTTGATTTTATGAATGCTGGATTGGATTTTTATACTGATGATCCAAATGTATTTTCAATTTCAGGATTTGTGTTTGACATTAAGAAAAGGAAAGACTATGAGTATGATGTCTTTTTTACAAAGAGGCATTGCTCCTGGGGATGGGCAATATGGAAAGACCGGTGGAGCGAAATTGATTGGAGTGTTAGTGACTATTGGGAATTTAAGAAGAACAGAGCGTTGCAACACCAGTTTAAAGATATTGGAGCTGATTTAGTAAAAGCATTAAATAAGCAACAGAGGGGTGAAACGAACTCATGGGCTATTCGTTGCAATTATCATCAATCAAAAAAACAAACTTATACAGTATATCCTATAAAAAGTAAAGTGATTAATATAGGTTTTGGAGACGATGCTACGCATACCCGTCAAAGGTTTAATAAATATAAAGCAACCCCGGACCTGTCTGAAAAAGTAGTATTTAATTTTCCATATCCTGTTTTTGTTGATCCGGATTATTTGCGCCGTTTTAAGAGGAAGTATTCATTTTGGGTAAGTGTATACTATTATATACTAAATAAAATTTGTGGAATATTTTGA
- a CDS encoding oligosaccharide flippase family protein, whose product MSTARRVIKNTGFLYAKMGITIFISLYTTRLILNALGASDFGIFNIVGGAIAMLGFLNAAMAGATQRFMSYSEGEGDREKQRKIFNISVLLHFLISLIVGIALLIAGWFFFNGLLNIAPDRKYAAKIVYGSLIISTMFTVMTVPYDAVLNARENMRYYAMVGIIESVLKLLAAVAVVYLIGDKLVLYGIFMACVPLITMMIMRVYCHRKYEECVIAPKRYWNKKLMKQMTGFAGWSFLSSASSIISQYGMGIVLNHFFGTILNAAQGIANQISGQLMTFSQTALKALNPVIAKSEGNGHREMVIRASFAGSKFSFILFSLFSVPFIVEADYILKVWLAHVPAWAVLFCRLQLLRILSEQLTISINSGIYAQGDIKIFSQLKGILNILPVILTALFFYLRFPPYMLYIVWIFCWSILGGMVALFFAHKNLGMSYERYMRAVFIPCVLLNVVAFACTLFLISFLAEGLFRLSLVVAISVVLHGVLGWFVGADRSEKQIAIQLYKTLFGKLKLKPAR is encoded by the coding sequence ATGAGCACAGCCAGGCGGGTGATAAAAAATACAGGCTTTTTATATGCAAAAATGGGTATAACGATCTTTATATCGTTATACACCACGCGCCTTATACTAAATGCCCTCGGCGCATCCGATTTTGGTATTTTTAATATCGTGGGTGGGGCCATTGCCATGCTGGGCTTTTTAAACGCGGCAATGGCGGGCGCCACTCAGCGCTTTATGTCTTACAGCGAGGGCGAAGGAGACCGGGAAAAACAAAGAAAGATTTTTAACATTAGTGTATTGCTGCATTTTCTTATTTCTCTGATAGTAGGCATCGCATTATTGATTGCAGGATGGTTCTTTTTTAATGGTTTGCTGAATATTGCGCCGGACAGGAAATATGCCGCCAAAATTGTATATGGCAGCCTTATCATCAGCACTATGTTTACAGTAATGACCGTGCCTTATGATGCGGTATTAAACGCCCGCGAAAACATGCGGTATTATGCTATGGTGGGCATTATTGAATCTGTATTAAAGCTGCTGGCGGCTGTTGCGGTAGTGTACCTGATAGGTGACAAGCTTGTTCTGTATGGTATTTTTATGGCCTGCGTACCGCTTATTACTATGATGATTATGCGGGTATATTGCCACAGGAAATATGAAGAATGTGTGATAGCCCCTAAAAGGTATTGGAACAAAAAGCTGATGAAGCAGATGACGGGTTTTGCGGGATGGAGTTTTTTATCAAGCGCGTCCAGCATTATAAGCCAATATGGGATGGGAATTGTGCTGAACCATTTTTTTGGAACGATTTTAAATGCAGCACAGGGAATTGCCAACCAGATATCAGGACAATTAATGACTTTTTCTCAGACAGCTCTGAAAGCATTGAACCCCGTAATTGCCAAAAGCGAGGGAAACGGGCATCGGGAAATGGTTATTAGGGCATCATTTGCAGGGTCTAAATTTTCGTTTATTTTATTTTCGCTTTTTTCCGTTCCTTTTATTGTTGAAGCAGATTATATCCTTAAGGTCTGGCTGGCGCACGTACCCGCCTGGGCCGTTTTGTTTTGCCGTTTACAGTTGTTGCGTATTTTGTCTGAGCAGCTTACTATATCCATAAACAGCGGGATTTATGCCCAGGGGGATATTAAAATATTTTCCCAGCTAAAAGGCATTCTCAATATATTGCCTGTTATACTTACTGCACTGTTTTTTTACCTGCGCTTTCCGCCTTACATGTTGTATATAGTATGGATCTTTTGCTGGAGTATACTGGGCGGTATGGTTGCACTTTTCTTTGCGCATAAAAACCTGGGCATGTCATATGAACGCTATATGCGCGCAGTATTTATTCCGTGTGTTTTACTAAATGTTGTGGCGTTTGCGTGCACGCTCTTTCTTATATCTTTTCTGGCGGAAGGATTGTTTCGGTTAAGTTTGGTTGTAGCGATTTCTGTAGTGCTGCATGGAGTGTTGGGATGGTTCGTTGGAGCCGATAGAAGCGAGAAGCAAATAGCAATACAATTATATAAAACATTATTTGGTAAACTTAAATTGAAACCGGCAAGATAA
- a CDS encoding glycosyltransferase family 4 protein, with product MNVLWLSNVLFPEACKEINVSVPVVGGWMESGAKALLDADNKIRLAVAALYAGNSLKCIEGQHIRYYLIPSGKGRPEPYFQQIKNAFKPDLVHIHGTEYRHSLAYINACGTENVVVSIQGMVSVYAGYYSGGLSGKNRILSLRDIVRRDSLKSQQKNMALRGKSEIEIIQRVAHVIGRTLWDRAHVWAINPHALYHCCNETLRASFYEKEWSYAACEPYSVFLSQAHYPIKGIHQLIKAVPLIKRHFPEMKVYVAGNNFIHVPFIRKNGFALYIEKLMRTYGVTGNIVFLGTLSEEQMAEQFLKANVFVCPSAIENSPNSVGEAQLTGVPCVASYVGGSMDMVTNGETGFLYRFEETALLAWHVCNLFNSPELCESISKKERAIARQRHHPDENARTLLSIYNAILSE from the coding sequence ATGAATGTTCTGTGGCTATCAAATGTACTTTTCCCGGAGGCATGTAAAGAAATAAATGTATCTGTTCCGGTAGTTGGGGGCTGGATGGAATCGGGGGCAAAAGCGCTTTTGGATGCGGATAATAAAATAAGGCTGGCTGTAGCCGCTTTGTATGCAGGCAATTCGCTAAAGTGTATTGAGGGGCAGCATATAAGATATTATCTCATTCCCTCCGGAAAAGGAAGGCCGGAGCCTTATTTTCAACAAATAAAAAATGCATTCAAACCTGATTTAGTGCATATTCATGGCACTGAATATCGTCATTCGCTGGCATATATTAATGCCTGCGGTACAGAAAATGTTGTTGTTTCCATTCAGGGAATGGTTAGCGTGTATGCCGGTTATTATTCTGGAGGATTGTCCGGAAAAAACAGGATACTGAGTTTGCGCGATATTGTACGACGTGATTCATTAAAGAGTCAGCAAAAGAATATGGCGCTTCGCGGGAAATCTGAAATCGAAATCATCCAAAGGGTTGCACATGTTATTGGCCGTACCTTGTGGGATCGGGCTCATGTATGGGCTATTAACCCCCATGCGCTTTACCATTGCTGCAATGAAACCTTGCGCGCCTCGTTTTATGAAAAAGAATGGTCGTACGCTGCCTGCGAGCCGTATTCAGTTTTCCTGAGTCAGGCCCATTATCCCATAAAAGGCATACATCAATTAATAAAAGCTGTTCCGTTAATAAAACGCCATTTCCCGGAAATGAAAGTGTATGTTGCCGGCAATAATTTTATTCATGTCCCTTTCATTCGTAAAAATGGATTTGCACTTTATATTGAGAAACTGATGCGTACATACGGCGTAACCGGGAATATAGTTTTTCTTGGCACTTTGTCTGAAGAGCAAATGGCTGAACAGTTTCTGAAAGCAAATGTTTTTGTTTGCCCTTCAGCAATTGAAAACAGTCCTAACTCGGTTGGTGAAGCACAGCTGACAGGCGTTCCCTGTGTGGCGTCTTATGTTGGCGGAAGTATGGATATGGTTACAAACGGCGAAACCGGTTTTTTGTACCGGTTTGAGGAGACCGCTTTATTGGCCTGGCACGTCTGCAATCTTTTTAACAGCCCTGAACTCTGTGAAAGTATCTCAAAAAAGGAGCGGGCAATTGCCCGGCAGCGCCATCACCCTGATGAAAATGCAAGAACTTTATTAAGCATATATAACGCTATACTTTCTGAATGA
- a CDS encoding polysaccharide pyruvyl transferase family protein, whose product MEYKLLGVSTEKELNIGDYVQALASYQFLPSLDGFIQREALRQYNGKTAKMIMNGWYMHHPENWPPSERILPLFVAFHLNSLAKARLLENDSINYLKKHQPIGCRDHTTAALLKEKGVDAYFSGCMTLTLGLKYKDENKDEKVFFVDPYFKTNWNFTNLIKNGIYLLKNRKAIKIISDKYPETKKGWRKKMILTAFYREYQKFFTKETLLNAEYINQQSVSWKQHHKTETDYLKEAELLVKKYAKAKLVVTSRIHCALPCLGLETPVVYTEDSHQSEASRCRLDGLRQLFNILSWRNGKLYPEFEMNGKLSINSTPANKQNWKEIALDLTERCRAFITGNSAL is encoded by the coding sequence ATGGAATATAAGTTATTAGGAGTCAGTACTGAAAAAGAGTTAAACATCGGAGATTACGTTCAGGCGCTTGCATCTTATCAGTTTTTGCCGTCGTTAGACGGGTTTATTCAGCGGGAAGCGCTAAGGCAATACAATGGCAAAACCGCAAAAATGATTATGAACGGCTGGTATATGCACCATCCGGAAAACTGGCCGCCTTCAGAAAGGATACTTCCGTTATTTGTAGCCTTTCATTTAAATTCCCTCGCAAAAGCCAGGCTGTTAGAAAACGACAGCATTAACTATTTAAAGAAGCACCAGCCAATAGGGTGCCGTGATCATACCACCGCTGCATTGCTAAAAGAGAAAGGTGTGGATGCCTATTTCTCCGGCTGTATGACACTCACTTTGGGCCTGAAATATAAAGATGAGAACAAGGATGAAAAAGTTTTTTTTGTAGACCCCTACTTCAAAACGAACTGGAATTTTACAAATCTTATTAAAAACGGCATTTACTTATTAAAAAACCGGAAAGCTATAAAGATCATCTCGGATAAATACCCTGAAACAAAAAAAGGATGGAGGAAGAAGATGATACTTACTGCTTTTTACAGGGAGTATCAGAAATTTTTTACAAAAGAAACATTGCTGAATGCGGAGTATATTAACCAGCAAAGTGTTTCGTGGAAGCAGCATCACAAAACCGAGACGGACTACCTTAAAGAAGCTGAATTGCTTGTAAAAAAATATGCAAAAGCAAAACTGGTAGTTACCTCCCGCATTCATTGCGCTTTGCCCTGCTTAGGCCTCGAAACACCTGTTGTATATACTGAAGACAGCCACCAGTCGGAAGCCAGCCGGTGCCGGCTGGACGGGCTCAGGCAACTGTTCAATATCCTATCCTGGCGGAACGGTAAATTATACCCGGAATTTGAGATGAACGGGAAACTATCCATTAACAGTACCCCGGCTAATAAGCAAAACTGGAAAGAGATCGCATTGGATTTAACAGAAAGGTGCAGGGCCTTTATTACAGGCAATAGCGCTTTGTGA